From a single Gimesia fumaroli genomic region:
- a CDS encoding carboxylesterase family protein — MLRKIIPGLLSLFVLVSMSGVQAEEKTQSGKQGAAELNTTIPVKMDYLIYLPEDYDQKEKWPLVLFLHGAGERGDNLDLVTVHGPPKLVKNGKQFPFIVVSPQCPKDQLWQPVELTALLNDVEKKYRVDKDRIYVTGLSMGGFGTWSLAAYTPYRFAALVPICGGGEKFWVKKIKHVPIWVFHGAKDGAVPLERSQVLVDVLKKANADVSFTIYPEAGHDSWTETYSNPKVYEWLLQQKRKPEAEVKAAEKKAEAARKAKRAAAKKKS, encoded by the coding sequence ATGCTGCGGAAAATTATTCCAGGATTATTGTCTCTATTTGTGCTTGTCAGTATGTCGGGAGTACAGGCTGAGGAGAAAACGCAGTCGGGGAAACAGGGAGCCGCTGAGCTCAATACGACGATTCCTGTGAAAATGGACTATCTGATTTATTTGCCGGAGGATTACGATCAAAAAGAAAAGTGGCCTTTGGTGTTATTTCTGCATGGCGCGGGAGAACGAGGCGACAATCTGGATCTGGTCACCGTGCACGGTCCGCCGAAATTAGTGAAAAACGGGAAGCAGTTTCCATTTATCGTTGTATCGCCGCAGTGTCCCAAGGATCAACTCTGGCAACCAGTCGAATTAACGGCACTACTCAATGATGTTGAGAAGAAATACCGCGTGGATAAAGACCGGATCTATGTAACCGGGTTAAGTATGGGGGGGTTTGGGACTTGGTCTTTGGCCGCCTATACTCCTTACCGGTTTGCTGCCCTGGTTCCGATTTGTGGTGGGGGAGAAAAATTCTGGGTTAAAAAAATCAAGCATGTTCCCATCTGGGTATTCCACGGCGCAAAAGATGGCGCTGTGCCATTGGAACGGTCCCAGGTATTGGTAGACGTCTTGAAGAAAGCGAATGCGGATGTCTCTTTCACGATTTATCCGGAAGCAGGACATGATTCGTGGACAGAGACGTATAGCAATCCGAAAGTTTACGAATGGTTGTTACAGCAGAAGCGAAAGCCTGAAGCAGAAGTGAAAGCAGCAGAGAAAAAAGCGGAAGCAGCTCGTAAAGCAAAACGAGCCGCCGCCAAAAAGAAGTCGTAA
- a CDS encoding ABC transporter ATP-binding protein, which yields MIETRNLTKRYGDLIAVNNINLNLGEGDVFGFIGPNGSGKTTTMRMIATLLSPDYGEAYVCGKSIYTHPEEIRRLVGFMPDFFGVYDDMTVLEYLEFFASAYRIKGPQRRKVCEEKLELVDMTFKRDAMVNQLSRGQTQRIGLARVLLHEPQVLLLDEPASGLDPRARIEIRNLLKRLGELKKTVIVSSHILPELADVCTRVGMIEKGNLIVDDNVDEVMKKARQRILLYVGVSENTEKAAALLESHDLVSNIEIQKNVMLVTLKNDVKDYTFIPSLLINEGFQLNLFREEEINLETAFMELTKGLVQ from the coding sequence GTGATTGAAACACGCAATTTAACCAAACGATATGGCGATTTGATCGCTGTCAACAATATCAATCTGAATCTGGGCGAAGGCGATGTCTTTGGGTTTATCGGCCCTAACGGCTCAGGCAAAACAACCACCATGCGGATGATTGCCACATTGCTCAGCCCGGATTACGGTGAAGCATACGTTTGTGGAAAATCGATCTACACGCATCCCGAAGAAATTCGACGACTCGTCGGATTCATGCCGGACTTCTTTGGCGTTTATGATGATATGACCGTACTGGAATATCTCGAATTTTTTGCATCCGCCTATCGGATCAAAGGACCGCAACGCCGCAAAGTTTGTGAAGAAAAACTGGAACTGGTCGACATGACCTTTAAACGAGATGCGATGGTCAACCAGCTCTCGCGCGGCCAGACGCAACGCATCGGTCTGGCAAGGGTTCTGCTGCACGAGCCTCAGGTTCTCTTGCTGGATGAACCAGCCAGTGGTCTCGACCCGCGTGCGCGAATCGAAATTCGTAACCTGCTCAAACGCCTGGGAGAACTTAAGAAAACCGTGATCGTCTCCAGCCACATTCTTCCTGAACTGGCGGACGTCTGTACGCGCGTCGGAATGATCGAAAAAGGTAATCTGATTGTGGACGATAACGTCGACGAAGTCATGAAAAAAGCAAGACAGCGGATTCTGCTCTATGTTGGCGTGAGCGAAAATACAGAAAAAGCCGCTGCCCTGCTGGAATCGCATGATCTGGTTTCAAATATTGAAATCCAGAAGAATGTCATGCTGGTCACGTTAAAAAATGATGTTAAAGACTACACCTTCATCCCCTCACTGTTGATTAACGAAGGATTCCAGCTGAATTTATTCCGTGAAGAGGAAATCAACCTCGAAACGGCATTCATGGAATTGACCAAAGGTCTGGTGCAATAA
- a CDS encoding YiiD C-terminal domain-containing protein, with amino-acid sequence MLDFDAEEVTAYLHQHIPVTRAMQIQVLPESKDALKLSAKLGPNLNHQETAFGGSIASLGILAGWTLIHLRLRSDGCRYKIVIQKSEMEFLKPIESDFLGECPFPDGQIWEQFYSGLQRKGRARVELQSRVTRDDEVAAVIKGTFVAKRLESA; translated from the coding sequence ATGCTGGATTTTGATGCGGAAGAAGTAACGGCGTACCTGCATCAGCACATTCCAGTCACACGGGCCATGCAGATCCAAGTGTTGCCAGAGTCGAAGGATGCTTTGAAGCTGAGTGCCAAACTGGGCCCCAATCTGAATCATCAGGAAACCGCCTTTGGAGGCAGCATTGCCAGCCTGGGAATTCTGGCGGGTTGGACTTTGATTCACCTGCGACTGCGATCAGACGGCTGCCGCTATAAAATTGTGATTCAGAAAAGTGAGATGGAATTTCTCAAGCCGATTGAATCTGACTTTCTTGGCGAATGCCCTTTTCCGGACGGCCAGATCTGGGAGCAATTTTATTCCGGCTTACAACGCAAAGGACGCGCCCGGGTTGAATTGCAATCGCGCGTCACGAGAGACGATGAAGTGGCCGCCGTCATCAAAGGGACCTTCGTGGCGAAGCGATTGGAATCAGCTTGA
- a CDS encoding mechanosensitive ion channel domain-containing protein, which yields MTHRRQYIKTSLLLVIALSWFSSLELQAQPPSKTPPQPANTSSSKDAPLITAEEIQKRIEQVKDIKDLTEENQKKATELYNQALANLKKSDDFQKATIEFATNTQNAMQRLSDLKTKIESLSRKPAPSYKRITNLPQLEQDLVQAEPLLEEAKQELAKWDAEMARRPNRQKDALKRASEIDEKLNEIQKQLAVPGPADEPAVVGDARKQELETRLNLLKTEKPALKNELSSYDAEETVGFPRIKQDYLKLLVKQQQDNIDALKEQIKSRRAIESQMRVEEARAKVFATNPLLQPLAEKNQKYAEEIQALNTKIESVDQNLSQTTKVLEDLKKQFTQTKAKEKSIGLTGPIGLLLRNQQATLPDIETREQNIESRSQIIHEVQLQKFELEEAWADFPTAEAKTAEIIQDSKRRLTKEEEINLENIVEETLEKQKEYLDTLIKSNKNYFDKLLNLQIEEQALVKQTGTYSDYIQERIFWIRSSSPISASEFKQIPGSLKWLLSPTHWKQLFQAIQQDVVKNPIIYGTAFFCFLSLIYLAYNVRQQLRIINKEIIRSNFRKFAITARVAFLTLFIAIVWPGFIWFLAWRIGSNSNAPIFVKAVDYSLRQVGWLLFFWELIRQICRPLGLGESHFGWYKQTVSYVRRNIRWVIPFSIPLLFVTLLLHGKEIDRNQDFLERLFFAALLVVYTIFARRVFHPRSGLFQSILNYNQEVWYDRFKFIIYFSTLVIPCALILLSIIGFYFTAMSLFHLIFITLWLFLVVIIFRALLLRWILIHHRQLSYKQNQERLQTLRKEAQDPSTEAKIAGITGITIEEENPADLTKISSQIKKLINASMSVILLIGIIWIWGDTLPAFNRLDTFENRIWLTTTETVEESTDDNGNLTTKVIEKLEPVTYLDVVVAIILAIFAVIATRNIPGFLEFVVLQRLPLDAPVKYAITSLARYVIALIGIFIVFSTLGLGWTKLQWLATALTFGLAFGLQEIFANFVSGLILLIERPIRVGDIITVDEITGVVSRIRMRATTITNWDRKEYIVPNREFITGKLLNWTLTDSVNRITITVGVAYGTDTNQATDLAMKIITNHKRVLSDPIPSITFESFGDSTLDLTIRAYLPDLENRLLVIHELHTTIHEEFNKAGIEIAFPQRDVHLFYGDKTLEQTTLNLNPGSADTLDKPEQS from the coding sequence ATGACTCATCGTCGTCAGTATATAAAAACATCTCTACTCCTGGTCATTGCTCTGTCCTGGTTTTCGTCTCTGGAATTACAGGCTCAGCCTCCCTCCAAGACACCTCCTCAGCCAGCGAATACCAGCTCATCCAAAGATGCCCCTTTAATCACCGCCGAGGAGATTCAAAAGCGAATCGAACAGGTCAAAGATATTAAAGACCTGACCGAGGAGAATCAGAAAAAAGCCACTGAGCTTTATAACCAAGCACTGGCCAATCTGAAAAAATCAGACGATTTCCAGAAAGCCACGATCGAATTTGCAACCAATACCCAAAATGCGATGCAGAGGCTGAGTGATCTCAAAACCAAAATTGAAAGTTTGAGCAGGAAACCGGCCCCTTCCTACAAGCGTATCACAAACCTGCCCCAGCTCGAGCAGGATCTTGTTCAAGCAGAGCCTTTATTGGAAGAAGCAAAACAAGAGCTGGCGAAATGGGATGCGGAAATGGCACGTCGCCCCAATCGTCAAAAGGATGCCTTAAAGCGCGCCAGTGAGATTGATGAAAAGCTGAACGAAATTCAAAAACAATTAGCCGTACCCGGTCCGGCAGACGAGCCAGCTGTCGTGGGCGATGCCAGAAAACAGGAACTCGAAACACGACTGAATCTTCTCAAAACGGAAAAGCCGGCTTTAAAAAACGAACTCAGTTCCTATGACGCAGAGGAAACGGTTGGATTCCCTCGAATCAAACAGGATTATTTAAAGCTGCTCGTCAAACAACAACAAGATAACATCGACGCCTTAAAAGAACAGATCAAGAGCAGACGGGCGATTGAATCCCAGATGCGAGTCGAGGAAGCCAGAGCCAAAGTGTTCGCTACAAACCCACTTTTGCAACCTCTGGCCGAAAAGAACCAGAAGTACGCTGAAGAGATCCAGGCCCTTAACACTAAAATCGAGTCGGTCGATCAAAATTTATCACAAACCACTAAGGTACTGGAAGATCTCAAAAAGCAGTTCACTCAAACAAAAGCGAAAGAAAAATCAATCGGCCTTACAGGACCCATTGGTTTATTACTCCGAAACCAGCAGGCAACCCTCCCCGATATCGAAACTCGTGAACAGAATATTGAAAGTCGTAGTCAAATTATTCATGAAGTCCAGTTGCAAAAATTTGAACTGGAAGAAGCATGGGCAGACTTTCCTACTGCCGAAGCAAAAACAGCAGAAATCATCCAGGACAGCAAAAGAAGATTAACGAAAGAAGAGGAAATCAACCTTGAGAATATCGTCGAAGAAACACTGGAGAAGCAGAAAGAATACTTGGATACGCTGATAAAAAGCAATAAAAATTACTTTGATAAATTACTCAATTTGCAAATCGAAGAACAAGCGCTGGTCAAGCAAACTGGCACTTACTCAGATTATATCCAGGAGCGAATCTTCTGGATCAGAAGTTCTTCCCCGATTTCAGCGTCCGAGTTCAAACAAATTCCCGGTTCGCTTAAATGGCTGCTGTCTCCCACCCACTGGAAACAACTGTTCCAGGCCATCCAGCAGGATGTTGTCAAGAATCCGATCATATATGGAACCGCCTTTTTCTGTTTCCTCAGCCTGATTTATCTGGCGTATAATGTGCGACAGCAACTTCGAATCATTAACAAAGAAATCATCCGCAGTAACTTCCGCAAATTTGCGATTACCGCACGCGTCGCTTTTCTCACACTGTTTATCGCCATTGTCTGGCCGGGCTTCATCTGGTTCCTCGCCTGGAGAATCGGCAGCAATTCCAACGCACCGATTTTTGTCAAAGCCGTGGACTACAGTTTGCGCCAAGTAGGCTGGCTGCTATTTTTCTGGGAACTCATTCGACAAATCTGTCGGCCTTTAGGTCTCGGCGAATCGCATTTCGGCTGGTATAAACAGACGGTTTCCTATGTCCGCAGAAATATTCGCTGGGTTATTCCATTCTCAATCCCACTCCTGTTTGTCACACTTTTATTGCACGGGAAAGAAATTGATCGAAACCAGGACTTTCTGGAACGCCTCTTCTTTGCTGCTCTACTGGTGGTCTATACTATCTTTGCCCGCCGGGTCTTTCACCCCCGTTCCGGCCTCTTTCAGTCCATCCTGAACTACAATCAGGAAGTCTGGTACGACCGCTTCAAATTTATCATCTATTTCTCGACACTCGTCATTCCCTGCGCACTCATTCTATTATCCATCATCGGCTTCTATTTTACGGCGATGAGCCTGTTTCATCTGATCTTTATCACGCTCTGGTTATTTCTCGTCGTCATTATATTCAGAGCATTACTGCTCCGCTGGATTTTAATTCACCATCGCCAACTCAGCTATAAGCAGAATCAAGAACGATTGCAGACGCTCCGTAAAGAGGCTCAGGATCCAAGTACAGAAGCGAAGATCGCAGGAATTACAGGCATCACTATTGAGGAGGAAAACCCCGCTGACCTGACAAAGATTTCTTCTCAGATCAAAAAACTGATCAACGCTTCAATGAGTGTGATCCTGCTGATTGGAATCATCTGGATCTGGGGAGATACGCTACCTGCCTTTAATCGACTGGATACATTTGAAAATCGGATCTGGCTCACCACAACTGAGACCGTAGAAGAAAGTACGGACGATAATGGGAATCTGACCACGAAAGTGATCGAAAAACTAGAACCCGTCACCTATCTGGATGTCGTAGTCGCTATTATCCTAGCCATCTTTGCTGTGATCGCGACGCGTAATATCCCGGGCTTTCTGGAATTCGTTGTACTGCAACGACTCCCCCTGGATGCACCGGTGAAATATGCCATCACCAGCCTTGCCCGCTATGTGATTGCGCTGATTGGAATTTTCATTGTCTTTTCAACACTCGGCCTGGGTTGGACAAAACTGCAATGGCTGGCAACCGCATTGACTTTTGGTCTGGCCTTTGGTCTGCAGGAAATCTTCGCCAACTTTGTATCCGGCCTGATCCTGCTGATCGAACGACCGATTCGAGTCGGCGATATCATCACTGTCGATGAAATCACCGGCGTCGTATCACGAATTCGAATGCGTGCCACCACAATCACCAACTGGGACCGCAAAGAATACATCGTCCCCAACCGGGAATTTATTACGGGTAAACTGCTGAACTGGACTCTGACCGATTCTGTCAACCGCATCACCATCACCGTAGGAGTTGCCTACGGCACCGACACGAACCAGGCGACTGATCTGGCAATGAAAATCATTACCAATCATAAACGGGTTCTGTCAGACCCCATCCCCAGTATTACATTCGAATCCTTTGGAGATAGCACACTCGATTTAACAATTCGAGCGTATCTACCAGATCTTGAAAATCGGCTTTTGGTGATCCATGAACTGCATACCACTATCCATGAAGAATTTAACAAAGCAGGAATTGAAATCGCATTTCCTCAGAGAGACGTGCATCTGTTTTACGGAGATAAAACTCTCGAACAGACAACATTAAATCTAAATCCTGGTTCAGCAGATACGCTAGACAAGCCGGAACAGTCTTAA
- a CDS encoding STAS domain-containing protein: MTNYHDDFQLEWHGNTVVIIPASNVESMSWDLIEQAADIVMAPLQEVEIPMVVFDLSDVSYFGSVFLALLLRCHKHVRSRGGELVLCGASKMANELLRITALDTLWAIYETRDEALDALMG, translated from the coding sequence ATGACGAACTACCACGACGACTTTCAATTGGAATGGCATGGAAACACGGTCGTAATCATTCCAGCAAGTAATGTCGAATCTATGAGTTGGGATCTGATTGAGCAGGCAGCCGACATCGTAATGGCTCCGTTACAGGAAGTAGAAATTCCGATGGTCGTGTTCGATTTGAGCGATGTCAGCTACTTCGGCTCCGTATTCCTCGCACTCTTATTAAGATGCCATAAACATGTCCGAAGTCGAGGTGGAGAGTTAGTCTTGTGTGGTGCCAGCAAAATGGCAAATGAATTATTGAGAATCACAGCACTAGACACGCTATGGGCGATATATGAAACCAGAGACGAAGCTCTGGATGCCCTGATGGGCTAA
- a CDS encoding alpha/beta hydrolase produces the protein MPLTTQTIGPLTCQIYDELPPGQSPKIISIVSHGFGAPGDDLVPFGPEILRRTPALAEQIRFVFPAAPLSLLEMGIPGGRAWWMLDVAELNAAIASGNIRDQRNKTPDGLLEAAEKFREFVDALHTESGLPFSQIVLAGFSQGSMISTEVALNLPQPPAALVIWSGTLLCEQRWTSMAEKTEKFPIQQSHGKQDPILPFEGAIWLKDMLEQNQFAVDFSEFMGPHTIPEIALEKFGSLLTDLTGTD, from the coding sequence ATGCCTCTAACAACGCAAACAATTGGCCCGCTCACCTGCCAGATTTACGATGAACTTCCCCCGGGACAATCCCCGAAAATCATTTCCATTGTCAGCCATGGATTCGGTGCACCGGGAGATGATCTGGTCCCGTTCGGGCCTGAAATACTGAGAAGAACTCCTGCCCTCGCAGAACAGATTCGCTTTGTGTTTCCAGCGGCACCTCTCTCCTTACTTGAAATGGGAATTCCCGGCGGCCGCGCCTGGTGGATGTTGGACGTGGCAGAGTTGAACGCCGCGATTGCATCGGGAAATATCCGGGACCAGAGAAACAAAACCCCCGATGGCTTACTGGAAGCGGCTGAAAAGTTCCGGGAATTTGTTGATGCACTGCATACAGAATCCGGATTACCCTTCTCCCAGATTGTGCTGGCCGGTTTCTCGCAAGGTTCGATGATTTCTACTGAAGTCGCCTTAAACCTGCCTCAACCACCGGCGGCACTGGTCATCTGGTCGGGAACTCTGCTATGTGAACAAAGATGGACATCGATGGCAGAAAAAACCGAAAAGTTTCCCATTCAGCAAAGCCACGGCAAACAGGACCCTATTCTTCCTTTTGAAGGGGCAATCTGGCTTAAAGACATGTTGGAACAAAACCAATTCGCAGTCGATTTCTCCGAATTTATGGGTCCTCACACCATTCCGGAAATCGCATTGGAGAAATTTGGATCTCTGCTGACCGATCTGACGGGTACAGACTGA
- a CDS encoding HEAT repeat domain-containing protein, giving the protein MKQFTSSLFLTGFLICCALPAGCQKSLLQNVPQAQLPVALKEKVSPSIPEDLKGLQVYLSKDLWSRNDHWSAFQEWKTLQSHAATKSTPPLDIHRWVFGTLKPDDISSEAIKSETPSDSAKASELVDSKDSTEATASTTDKRTVETQSPKTESWSFNSLQEFFIRSDSLSAESDSRHSSDKIARLKQLSKHDSLAGWNAAILWAILSPETASATIPILEKLVFDLPAFDPSKKNNAPARQPLELFSLEDSQKPGQDKSKPQLKQVSPAMKHAAINGLSLVLAHADAIPLATKNKLTQALQRPDISIEIRIELYCGLARFMSPANIPTLEQSLEVGNHKTRLPKTLRRSAMDACLIHGLWFYGDPNLLANTTAPQKEIRKFDSAVWPTNIMQVRWDSDSQMRTNFGYWTVLVHHPDAEAILISQLKDADILVQNKAIEHLGTLGTETALQLLQEQVKRPQESSRISAAIGLTPWGPHYLAPLTKDSSASVRLAAANGLGSTASPEAALLLRSLLNDRSTHVQTSVIDSISQWPDELAIPLLLEAIQEGVYKTRRKSIIQLTNRTGTSGSISIEASKAERIAAVRELVQSHNLPAGFWNQLLQSGMQKTKEVNQSRVAEIQAYFQDLINQPRESTQYQHAFRELANIPPHELGILEKLILKTSIELPNEIYTELLPELDPDYAALNQLTSLHVTDRRQGAQQLLLKSQNVSLSPVFVKRLRKLMSNEQDRLVWRIVMSAISKDNYDESAQLALLAINHNWSDIRILGCEYFGSHGLPQYALWLLPLLNDKNESVQIAAIKAIGHCHNPIAISGIQNETQNQTPAPSLRSKLTHSNQRVRFEAVAALSRLGDVEGMQELVRLSIDTRNSIRIDAVREMGQSGQTRFVEPLIQMAWTERNLTPLKEILNSLDKLVPASERPADLNAQIKHSEQAKIWMNWWQTHHSGPSTRLFTGR; this is encoded by the coding sequence TTGAAACAGTTTACCTCAAGTCTGTTTCTGACTGGTTTCCTGATCTGCTGCGCGCTGCCTGCGGGCTGCCAGAAAAGCCTGCTTCAAAACGTACCCCAGGCACAGCTGCCAGTCGCGTTGAAAGAGAAAGTCTCTCCATCCATTCCCGAGGACCTGAAAGGACTCCAGGTCTATTTGTCCAAGGATTTGTGGAGCCGAAACGATCACTGGTCGGCCTTTCAGGAATGGAAAACACTTCAAAGCCATGCTGCCACGAAAAGTACTCCCCCCTTGGACATTCATCGCTGGGTGTTTGGAACCTTAAAGCCGGATGACATATCATCAGAAGCAATCAAATCAGAAACACCTTCTGACTCGGCGAAAGCTTCTGAATTGGTTGATTCAAAGGATTCTACTGAGGCAACAGCTTCGACTACAGACAAACGAACCGTTGAAACGCAATCCCCCAAAACAGAAAGCTGGTCCTTTAATTCATTGCAGGAATTTTTCATTCGATCAGACTCACTGTCCGCCGAGTCTGATTCCAGGCACAGCTCTGATAAAATCGCCAGACTGAAGCAGCTTTCAAAACATGACTCGCTCGCAGGCTGGAATGCTGCGATTTTATGGGCAATTCTATCCCCAGAAACGGCCTCTGCAACAATCCCCATTCTGGAAAAGCTCGTCTTTGACCTACCAGCGTTCGATCCATCAAAGAAAAACAATGCGCCTGCCCGGCAACCTCTTGAGTTATTCTCCTTAGAGGATAGCCAGAAACCAGGCCAGGACAAATCGAAGCCTCAACTGAAGCAAGTTTCGCCTGCCATGAAACATGCGGCTATCAATGGTTTGTCGCTGGTGCTTGCCCATGCAGATGCCATTCCTCTCGCAACAAAAAACAAACTCACCCAGGCATTACAGCGTCCCGACATCTCCATCGAAATCCGTATTGAATTATACTGTGGTTTAGCCCGATTCATGTCACCTGCAAATATTCCCACCCTGGAACAGTCACTTGAGGTCGGCAATCACAAAACACGCCTTCCCAAAACACTGCGTCGGTCAGCAATGGATGCCTGCCTGATTCACGGACTCTGGTTTTACGGCGATCCCAACCTGCTCGCAAATACAACTGCTCCACAAAAAGAAATTCGGAAATTCGATTCTGCGGTATGGCCAACCAATATCATGCAGGTTCGCTGGGATTCTGATTCCCAGATGCGTACTAATTTTGGCTATTGGACAGTACTGGTTCATCATCCGGATGCGGAAGCGATTCTGATTTCACAGTTAAAAGATGCTGACATCCTGGTTCAAAATAAAGCCATAGAACACCTGGGAACTCTGGGAACAGAAACCGCACTTCAACTTTTGCAAGAACAGGTAAAGCGACCTCAGGAAAGCTCCCGGATCTCAGCCGCCATCGGATTGACTCCCTGGGGACCACACTATCTGGCTCCTCTCACCAAGGACTCATCTGCATCAGTTCGGCTTGCTGCTGCAAATGGCCTGGGATCGACGGCATCTCCTGAAGCGGCTCTTTTATTAAGATCTCTCCTGAACGACCGTAGCACGCATGTGCAAACATCGGTCATCGATTCTATCAGTCAATGGCCGGATGAACTTGCCATTCCCCTGCTTCTGGAAGCGATTCAGGAAGGCGTTTATAAAACACGACGGAAAAGTATCATTCAATTAACGAATCGGACCGGGACAAGTGGATCCATTTCAATTGAAGCATCTAAAGCAGAACGCATCGCCGCTGTCAGAGAACTGGTCCAGTCCCATAATCTTCCGGCAGGATTCTGGAATCAGCTTCTGCAATCGGGGATGCAAAAAACAAAAGAAGTCAATCAAAGTCGGGTAGCAGAAATCCAGGCCTACTTTCAGGATCTCATCAATCAACCACGTGAATCGACACAGTACCAGCACGCGTTTCGAGAACTCGCCAACATCCCACCACATGAATTGGGAATTTTGGAGAAATTGATTCTGAAAACATCCATTGAGCTTCCCAATGAAATCTATACTGAACTGCTTCCAGAACTGGACCCAGACTATGCCGCGTTAAACCAGTTGACGAGTTTGCATGTTACGGATCGACGCCAGGGTGCACAACAGCTTTTACTGAAATCCCAAAATGTGTCGTTGAGTCCAGTTTTTGTAAAACGCCTTCGAAAATTAATGTCAAATGAACAGGATCGCCTTGTCTGGCGAATTGTGATGTCTGCAATTTCAAAAGACAACTACGACGAATCGGCACAACTGGCGCTTCTGGCAATCAATCATAACTGGTCTGACATCAGAATCCTGGGATGTGAGTACTTTGGATCACACGGCTTACCACAGTATGCCCTCTGGCTACTACCTCTGCTAAATGATAAAAATGAATCCGTGCAGATCGCAGCCATCAAAGCCATCGGCCACTGTCATAACCCGATTGCAATCTCTGGCATTCAAAATGAAACACAGAATCAGACTCCGGCTCCCTCTCTGCGATCCAAACTGACTCACTCCAATCAACGAGTCCGTTTTGAAGCCGTCGCCGCCCTGAGTCGCCTGGGTGATGTTGAAGGCATGCAGGAACTGGTGCGACTTTCCATAGATACTCGCAATTCAATTCGCATTGATGCAGTCCGTGAAATGGGGCAATCCGGGCAAACACGATTCGTTGAACCGCTGATCCAAATGGCATGGACAGAGCGCAATCTTACCCCCCTCAAAGAAATCCTCAACAGTCTGGATAAACTGGTTCCCGCATCAGAGCGTCCTGCAGATCTGAACGCTCAGATCAAGCACTCCGAACAAGCAAAAATCTGGATGAACTGGTGGCAAACACACCACTCCGGCCCTTCAACACGACTGTTTACAGGCCGTTAA
- a CDS encoding LOG family protein, protein MSRKYRKTRPSVSESDVLPTEHSPELYSPDSIVASIKETADKLQKDQATRGDLKILDRALKELRYAFKVFTPYRKQRKVTVFGSARTLPDDPAYQQALQFGRRMAEEKWMTVTGAGPGIMEAAHVGAGTDMSMGVNIVLPFEQEPNYVIHKDEKLVNLNYFFTRKLLFVKEVHAIVCCAGGFGTLDEAFETLTLVQTGKRDPMPIVLLDTPGGTYWKEWESFLKNNLLKQELISEEDLSLFHVTDNIEDAVDEVIGFYSVYNSMRYVKGRLVLRLHVEPSSQFVEQLNDEFKDILESGIITKVETHELEKDDDHLADLPRISLLFNRKNLGRLRQMIDRINDELAPKNDEEEAE, encoded by the coding sequence ATGTCGAGGAAATATCGAAAAACGCGTCCCAGCGTCTCTGAATCTGATGTATTACCCACCGAGCATAGCCCTGAGCTTTATTCGCCCGATTCCATCGTCGCCAGTATCAAAGAGACAGCTGACAAATTACAAAAAGACCAGGCAACGCGCGGCGATCTCAAAATCCTGGACCGTGCCCTGAAAGAACTCAGATACGCGTTTAAAGTATTCACCCCTTATCGCAAGCAGCGCAAAGTCACCGTTTTCGGATCTGCCAGAACCCTGCCCGACGATCCCGCTTATCAACAGGCCCTGCAATTCGGTCGACGCATGGCCGAAGAAAAATGGATGACGGTTACTGGTGCCGGCCCCGGGATCATGGAAGCAGCGCATGTCGGTGCAGGCACAGATATGTCGATGGGCGTGAATATTGTGCTCCCTTTCGAACAGGAGCCGAATTATGTCATTCATAAAGACGAGAAGCTGGTTAACTTAAACTACTTCTTTACGCGCAAACTGCTCTTCGTGAAAGAAGTCCACGCCATCGTTTGCTGTGCTGGTGGTTTTGGAACGCTAGATGAAGCCTTTGAAACGCTCACCTTAGTTCAAACCGGAAAACGCGATCCCATGCCCATCGTTCTGTTAGATACGCCGGGAGGGACCTACTGGAAAGAATGGGAATCGTTTCTAAAGAATAATCTGTTAAAACAGGAATTGATTTCTGAAGAAGACCTGTCCCTGTTTCATGTCACAGACAATATTGAAGATGCCGTCGATGAAGTCATCGGCTTTTACAGCGTCTATAACAGTATGCGGTATGTCAAAGGACGTCTCGTATTGCGGTTGCATGTGGAGCCCAGCAGTCAGTTCGTTGAACAGTTGAATGACGAATTCAAAGACATTCTGGAATCAGGCATCATCACCAAAGTCGAAACACATGAGCTGGAAAAAGACGACGACCACCTGGCCGACCTGCCTCGTATTTCGTTGTTGTTCAATCGCAAAAACCTGGGACGACTGCGACAAATGATTGATCGCATCAACGACGAACTTGCCCCGAAGAACGATGAAGAAGAAGCGGAATAA